The DNA region CGGTAAAGCCTAGCGTGCAATAGAAACTATCGTCTATATATTCAGGCGTATAGGTAAAATGCAAACCTATTTTTATACCCCCACGAGTGGGTTAAAGACGCTGTCTCTAGTCTGGGCCGGCTGGCTCGCCGGCGTATGCAACCTCCACCTCTAGATTTGGGTCTACTTCTTATATCTTTTTCTTTATCGTCTTGGTTGCGTTGGGATCGGGCTTCCCCTCTGCAGTAGCTTTTTTGGTAGTGACTACAATCCGCTCCAAGGCCGGCGCGACTGAGGTTATTCCCTCAACCTTGTCTTTATACCACAGCTTTTCCGAGATACGGTCTTTAGCTTTAATTAACTCGCCGTATGTCCACTTTAGCCTCGTTTGGTATATTCTCACCGTCTGATTGTTCCAGCGGAGCTCCCACGCCTTTATTACCGTGTAGTTGCGCCAGTAGCTTGTAGCCGGCACTGCCGTGTAGTTGATGTCTAGGACGAGGACCCATCTAGCCTCTACCTCAGCCGCCTCTGGCTTTATCCCCGTTCTATTAAGCTCCTTTAGGATGGGGACTACGTCCGTTTTGCTCAGGAAGCAGGTAAAGTTGGAAAGGCCGTCGGAGCAGAGCCTTGGATCGGTGGTCTTGACCACGTCGTAGTGGGCGAGAGCCCCTATCTTGCCCCAAAGTGTTTGGTGCCCCTTTGAGTACTGGTACGGGTCTTTGTACGGAGTAGCCGCGTGCATCAACGCAACTGCCAGCAGAAGCGCCGCCAGCCCGAGAACCGGTTTTTACCCTAGACGCCCAAGTTTTCGGCTTTTTTTGAGTTAGAAAAACGAAAAACAAATAGCCGATCAACGTAGCTATGTCTGGGGGTCTGTTTTTATTTTTTTATTTTTTCCAGGAGGTGGTCTACTATGTGCTCTGCCGGGTTTATCCCGGTGGCTTGTTTGAAGCCTTGCCAGCTCATGGTGGGGTTGACCTCCAGGATGTAGTAGCCGTCTTGGGTCTCGGCGATGTCGACGCCGCCGTAGTCTAGGCCTAGTGCCTCCACTGCCCTTACGGCGAGCTCCTCCATCTCGGCGGTTAACTTGGCCGGCTCTGGCTTAGCTCCCTGGGCTACGTTTGTCTTCCACCCCTCGCCCCTCCTGTACTCGGCGCCTATTGTCCTGCCGCCCACCACCACCACGCGGTAGTCGCCGGGGCCCTTCTCTAGGTACTTCTGGACGTATATGGGCTTGTTTATGTTTGCAAACATGGAGAATATGTGGAAGGCCACGTCTGGGTCCTCTACTAGAAATACGCCGTACCCCATGGCCCCCCTTATCTGCTTAACCACGGCCTTGCCGAACTCTGCGACTGCCCTGTATCCTATGAACATGTTCTCGGTGACCACCGTCGGCGGCACTGGGAGGCCGGCCTTTGCCAGCTTCATGAGAGCTGCCATTTTGTCCCCTGCGGCCACCCACGCCAGCACTGGGTTCATGACGTAGGCGCCGACCTCCTCTAAGGCCCTCGCCGCCCACACCCTATATAGGAACTGCTCGAAGTCGCGGAATATGCCGAGGTGGCGGAGGATAGCCCCCGGCACGTCCACCTCCTCGGGCTGGCCTCTGCCAACCGCCTGTCTAACAATAACTCTCCCACCCCCTATCCTCACCTCCAGCATGTCGACGTATATCCTCACGGGGGTGTGGCCCCGCTTCCTAATAGCTTCTTCTAAATCGGCGACGTCCCCCGGGTTGAACTCCACCTCATATGGCCTTACTATTCCGATTTTCATCAAGTCTATGAACAAGGGCCTATTTGTAATCTAATTGCCAATTCACGACGGCGCGATGCCAAAAACGGACTCGCCTGGGGATTCAGCTCGCGAAGCCTAAAATCCGCAATGAAAAAAGCGGGTTTTGGGGAGGCTCAGCGGCTTTCAATATACAGACCGGCAGGAACGTCGTAGGTGCACGTATTGCCCCAGGAGTCCTTAGCCGTGTATTTATACTTCCCAACAGCAATGGCGATATACTCCGCGATGTTCATATCGTTAGGAACACCTGGATGGTCGCCGTAATTGTATATATGACCAATTATGTATACGTTTGCACCCTCTACAGATAGGGATACCTCTAAGGCCTTGATAGCGGCTGTTGCAAGAGTTAGCTGTACATTTTTTGTCAAGGCGGCTACTATTATCGCGCCGACTGGGATACCGATTTCAAAATCGGCGCCGCACTTGTCGTAGTACGGGAACAAGTCGCTGAAATAGAGGTACTCTCCGGGGTCCAACTTGCCGTCGTCCAGCGCCGTTCCGGGAATAGTTAGGGGGCCTTGCTTGGTGACGCCCTCATAGAAGAAGTTCACGATTTCACTGGGAAGGCCAAAGGCTTGGTCGCTGATTATGATCATATTGTTAACATAGATATCAGCTATGTAGAAGTAATTCTCCTCGCCTATGTACTCAGTGATTGGGCCAACGTAGTACCAGACGTCGTATGACGCAAAGACGGGCCTTCCGTAGATCCAAATCCAGCCGGATCTAGTAGGATCGAGAAAAATTGAGTTGCTTATGTAATACAGCTCTCCGCCCCAGCTACGGCCAGCCAGGCTTATAGAAGGCCTTGTATCCGTAGGCACCGCCAACGAGGCGATGACGGAGATTTTCGCAGTGGTCTGGAGCACGCTTATACCTATCCCAATGCTACCGCTTGCGGTAAAGTTGTTTACGGCCATTATCACCGGCACTTTCATATACGTCTTGCCGTTGTACACGGCGAAGTAGGAGCTGGGGAATACAGCCGTGAGGTTATCAACGCCGATCCACGCCTTTCTGTACCAACATACTGCTGTCGGTATATCCGACGGATAGTACTCGCACCACGCGCCTTTTGGCGGCTCTGTGTAAGGCGGCCCAAGCGCGGCGAAGCTGTACCCCAGCGGCGGGCCCCTCTTCTCCTCTCTATCCACTTTGACTACATAGCCCCTGGTCTCGGCCCGCTTCTTTGCTATGTGCAACGTATAAAATATCTCGGTATCGCCCCTCGCGATTTTGGCGGGCGGATAGTCGACGAAGTACGTGGCGTATAAAATGAGCTTCCCACTCGTCTTGTTAACAACCGCCACGCTCACGATTAGGGCGGTGAAGAACCTTTCAGGGTCGTTGCCCCTCTCCTTTTGTAAATCAGTCCAATTTTTGGCAACAGGGCCCAGCTTGGCGGCTGGCACGTGGACGACGCCCCTTGTCTGGCCAATGAACACCGGCACCTCTCCGTCCGGCGTGATGGCCCTGATGAAAACTGCGGCGATCACGTCGCTCCTCGTGAATATGTCCGTGATCCTCCTCCCATCTTCGTAAATCTCGAACCTAATAGTGATGCCTGGGCTGGGGAGGTTTGTCGCAACGATATACGTCGTTAGGGCTACAGCCGCTATTAATATAAGTGCCAGAGCCCGCCTTGTTGTAATCCTTCGAAGTTTAAAAACCGGCATATCTCCAAAAAAAACAGGTTAAAAACTTTGCGGCTACTTATTCAGCCTTAAGCTACCCCCAGCGCGCGGATCGCAACTTCGCTGTTTGTATACCACGGCTTGCCGCATCTGCGATTTTTCAGGGGGCTACCCCCAGCTGGCCACCGCCACGTAAAGCGCTAGGGGATGTAAACCCCCCACAAGTCTCTGCAGAGGCCGGGGAGTAGGTACTTGGCGACGAGGTCTGGCTCAGCCACCTTCAGTTGCTTCAGCGCGTTGGCCACGGCGGCGATGGGTTGGTCGGCCAGAACCAGGGGCGGGGTGTAGAACATGCAGCCGGTGGGGTGCTCGTAGACGGTCAGGGGTTCGGGGGCCACTTCTCTACAGCCGGCGCCACTGCATACGTATATCCCGTAAGGCCGTTGCACGACGTAGCCGCCCTCAATTGGCGCTATTGGGCCGACTGGGCATATACAATTCCCCCGCTGGGCCTGGTAGAGCTTTAGTAGCTCCCTCTCTACTTTCTCGTAGCCGTGCTCCTTGCCGTACTTCGCCAGGAACGTGGCCACTGGCTTGCCGAGGAAGCCAGATATCTCCACTCCAAGGGCCTTTTTAGCCTCGGCGGGGTCGGCGCCGAAGGCGATGGCGACGCCTATGAGGTCGTATGGCGATGCGGAGAGGAATTCGCCGATCTCAAGCGCCTTGGCTAAGGCCTCTTTTCTGTCGACTTCTGGTGTGCAAAGTGAGAATTTGTCCCCTATGCATGGGAGCATTGGAGTCTTGGAAAGGCAGGTTTTTAAATTAGCCAACTTTCGACAGTTTGCCGAATTCTAGCTCTATGACTCTGCCGAGCACCACGGCGTATTCGAAGGGCAGGTCCTTCAAGATGTCGCCAACGAAGCCCAACACAATGGCGGCTTTGGCGTCGTCTTCTGTAAAGCCCCTGGCGCGGAGGTAGGCCAGCTTCTCCTCGGATATCGAGGAGGCTGTCGCCTCGTGGGTGACGACGGCTGTCTCCTCGAAGACCTGGTCATGGGGGACTGTCAACGTGGCTGAGTCCTTGTCTAATACCAACGAGTCGCACTGGACGTGGGATCTGGCGTGCTTTGCCCCCTTCTGGACGTGTACCACCCCTCTGTACACGACGACGCCGCCCTCGGCGGATATGCTCTTATTCACCACCCGGCTGCTAGTCCTCGGGGCTAGGTGCCAGACCTTCGCCCCGTTTTCCTTCCAGTAGGGCCCCTTAGCCGCAGTAATTCCCACTATTTCTGTCGACGCGCCCTCGCCTTTAAGCACGGTTGAAGGGAAGGTATAGGTAGTCTTACTTCCAATCGACCCCTCTACCCAGTGGACCTTGGCCCCCGCCTCGGCGATGGCCCGCTTGTTGTTGAAGTTTATCACGTTGCGGGACCAGTTCTGCACCGTGGTGATTTTCAGGGTTGCCCCCTCGTGTGCGTAGCCCTCCACCATGCCGTCGTGGAAGGAGTATTTGAGCAACCTCGGCGCGGAACAACCCTCTATCCAGTGGACGTAGGCGCCTTTATCCGCGACTACGATGGAGTGCTCCATCTGGGACTCCATGGACTGGCCTATGAAGAAGAAGGTCTCCAGCGGCTGCTCTATGCGCACGCCGGGGGGGACGTAGATGAAGACCCCGCCAGACCACAAGGCGCCGTGAAGCGCGGCGAATTTGTGCTCTGGGGGGAACACCCTCATGAAGTACTTCTGGACGAGGTCTGGGTAGCGCCTTACTGCCTCCTCCATGGGTAGCATGATTACGCCCTTTTCTTGGAGCTTCTTCTTGAGATTGAAGTATATTATCTCGCTGTCAAACTGCGCCCCCAGTCCCAGCAGGGCCTTGGCCTCTATCTCCGGGAGGCCCAGCTTCTCGTAGTACTCCCTAATCTCCTTCGGCACTTGGTCCCAGCTACTTACGGTCTCCGTCTGGGGCTTGGCGTAGTGTACCAGTGCTTCTAGGTCTATCTCCTCCACTGCCCTCACCCACTTGGGCGTGGGGAGCTTCTCGAAGAGTTCCAGCATCCTGAGCCTCAGCCTCCTCATCCAGTCCGGCTCCCCCTTAAGCCTGCTTATCTCCTCCACCATGTCCCTAGTAATGTGGCCCTTAAGCTCAACCTGGTACGAGAACTTCTTCTCGACCCCCAGCGCCTCCTCGACGGACTCAACGTGGGTAATCGTAGACTTAAGCATCTCGAATTCTTGCATGTAAACTAATGCGAATGTAGCATATAAACTCTCCCCTTCTCGCATCGCCTAATGCGCCTTTTTCATCGCTCGGGATGTGCCCAGACCGCGCCGTAGAACGGCATTGTTTTTATGAGACGTTTCTCAAGCGTGAAGTGCATTTTTAGGAGGTTTTCTACCTGTTTCCATGTAAATACGTGGACTGCGCCAAGCGCAGATGTAATTGCCAAGTATCCCGGCATCGATTCAACAACTGGCTGTGCTATGTACAATAATCCGCCTCCCTTCAGCGCCTTTTTTATACACTCAAGCTCCTTGGCGGGGTCGGGCATCCACTGCATTTTCTCTATCAGGAGAACGGCGTCGAATTTTTCCCTAATGTCGCATGCCGACGGGGCGGCAATAAATCTTGCCTGCGGCTCCACTGACTTAGCTATATCTACCAGAGCCGCATTTGGCTCGTACCCCACGTAGAGGCTTGGTGCGTAGTCTTCGTACACCAGCACTGCTAGATGCCCCTCTTTGCTGTAGGGCTCCAATATGGCCAGTCCAGAAACCATTCTAGCCGCCTTAAGGAATGTCTTTATCATAATTCTATGCCACCCTTGTATTTGTATATCGCTATATAATATTTCCAAGGCATTTCTATCTACCTCATCCCTAGCTATCTTCGCCGCCCCCAGCTGGTCAAAGCGTTCGTGCATCTCAACCCACTCCCTCGCATAGAGACCCTTGGGAAGCTCCGGCTTTTCCACCTCTTTCTTTATGTTGCCGTCCTCGTCTATGAATCCTTGAAGAAGTAGAGATGTATAAAGCGACTTCGCAAAGACGTTGTCCCCCGCGGCGCCTGTCTCTCTTATCTCTCTCCACCACTTCACCGCGTACCACACACTCCAATCGAGGGCTTTTTTCAGCTCTAATAAGCCACCCGACGCCTCAATATACTCTTTGAAATACCTATATACTGAAAGAAATTCTAGGTACATATCAAGGCACCGACGTCCCTAAGCTTAACTAGCAAAGGCCACAGCCCTTTAGGCGCCCTGCCTGATTCTAACGCCTGTAACACCATCTGTTGCACTGTAGTGCTTAGAGCGCCTATTCTCTCCCAATCCCTCACTTCACAGTCTCTGAGCTTTACCTCTTCGACAAACTCGTCGACACTGAACTGTACGGAGGCGCCGCATTTGGGACACCTTATGGATAACTCTTCTCGTTGCGGAACCTCAACATACACCACGTTGCCACATTTACAATTCTTCACAGCATGGAAGACTACTTGCACAAATGTGTTCATTAACCTCTTTTTAATTCCTTCGGTTGCCTCTGCCGTACCTCATGGTCAACCCCGGCAGAGATACATACACCACAGATCTACACATGTTAGTGCCCTCTTAGCCTTACCTAAGCCGATATCTCGGGCTTCGAAGTCGGACCTTACATTCTCACATTTTTAAATTGGCGACTACGAGTATCCGTGTCGGTGATATACAGCGGAGAGGTGAGGTGCCCGGTCTGCGGCGCCCCGACTTTTAGGTATGTACAACTGCTGTATGAGACGCCATATTTCGGAAATGTACTAATTGAAAGCGGTTACTGCTCGACGTGCGGCTACAGGCTCTTCGACGTGGATTACGCCGAGACTGGGCGGCCGACGCGCGTCTTATTTAAGCCTAGAGACGGGTTAGACGTTGCCAAGTCCTTTATCGTCAGGAGCAAGACTGGGACTATCTACTCGCCA from Pyrobaculum arsenaticum DSM 13514 includes:
- a CDS encoding ZPR1 zinc finger domain-containing protein encodes the protein MSVIYSGEVRCPVCGAPTFRYVQLLYETPYFGNVLIESGYCSTCGYRLFDVDYAETGRPTRVLFKPRDGLDVAKSFIVRSKTGTIYSPDLGFTLEPGNHGEPFITTVEGFLYKVIDYAERLKVLEPESAGQVDKFIQTVQRKIDEGGFTLVVEDPLGKSVIIPYREDTVTVEHLD
- the sufB gene encoding Fe-S cluster assembly protein SufB, whose amino-acid sequence is MQEFEMLKSTITHVESVEEALGVEKKFSYQVELKGHITRDMVEEISRLKGEPDWMRRLRLRMLELFEKLPTPKWVRAVEEIDLEALVHYAKPQTETVSSWDQVPKEIREYYEKLGLPEIEAKALLGLGAQFDSEIIYFNLKKKLQEKGVIMLPMEEAVRRYPDLVQKYFMRVFPPEHKFAALHGALWSGGVFIYVPPGVRIEQPLETFFFIGQSMESQMEHSIVVADKGAYVHWIEGCSAPRLLKYSFHDGMVEGYAHEGATLKITTVQNWSRNVINFNNKRAIAEAGAKVHWVEGSIGSKTTYTFPSTVLKGEGASTEIVGITAAKGPYWKENGAKVWHLAPRTSSRVVNKSISAEGGVVVYRGVVHVQKGAKHARSHVQCDSLVLDKDSATLTVPHDQVFEETAVVTHEATASSISEEKLAYLRARGFTEDDAKAAIVLGFVGDILKDLPFEYAVVLGRVIELEFGKLSKVG
- a CDS encoding class I SAM-dependent methyltransferase — translated: MYLEFLSVYRYFKEYIEASGGLLELKKALDWSVWYAVKWWREIRETGAAGDNVFAKSLYTSLLLQGFIDEDGNIKKEVEKPELPKGLYAREWVEMHERFDQLGAAKIARDEVDRNALEILYSDIQIQGWHRIMIKTFLKAARMVSGLAILEPYSKEGHLAVLVYEDYAPSLYVGYEPNAALVDIAKSVEPQARFIAAPSACDIREKFDAVLLIEKMQWMPDPAKELECIKKALKGGGLLYIAQPVVESMPGYLAITSALGAVHVFTWKQVENLLKMHFTLEKRLIKTMPFYGAVWAHPER
- a CDS encoding ATP-grasp domain-containing protein; this translates as MKIGIVRPYEVEFNPGDVADLEEAIRKRGHTPVRIYVDMLEVRIGGGRVIVRQAVGRGQPEEVDVPGAILRHLGIFRDFEQFLYRVWAARALEEVGAYVMNPVLAWVAAGDKMAALMKLAKAGLPVPPTVVTENMFIGYRAVAEFGKAVVKQIRGAMGYGVFLVEDPDVAFHIFSMFANINKPIYVQKYLEKGPGDYRVVVVGGRTIGAEYRRGEGWKTNVAQGAKPEPAKLTAEMEELAVRAVEALGLDYGGVDIAETQDGYYILEVNPTMSWQGFKQATGINPAEHIVDHLLEKIKK